A single window of Montipora capricornis isolate CH-2021 chromosome 14, ASM3666992v2, whole genome shotgun sequence DNA harbors:
- the LOC138031530 gene encoding uncharacterized protein, producing MERFGVERFALSDSDMQFYTGLDNYLEFKALFDFLDGNGCACSQLNYSGSNNCNFQLQDLEKRGKKWSIIPADELFLTLSRLRANVLENVLADQFKISTSEVSRIFVTWVDLLFSRLNQLPIWATRETVNQTMPESFKYDYPYTRIILDCTEIFIEKPSCFRVQAETYSTYKSHNTAKGLVGIAPNGAVTFDSDLHGGHVSDRKIVIASGILDMLEPHDSVIADRGFEIQDLLVPKKVSLNIPPFMRCKDQLDPDEEDETRQIAAVRIHVERSIERIKNYNILEKVCSYLTNLKGPLVV from the coding sequence ATGGAAAGGTTTGGAGTCGAGCGTTTTGCTTTATCGGACAGTGATATGCAGTTTTACACAGGTCTTGATAATTATTTGGAGTTCAAAGCTCTATTTGATTTCCTTGATGGTAATGGTTGTGCATGCTCGCAGCTTAACTATTCGGGGTCCAACAACTGTAACTTTCAACTTCAAGACCTTGAGAAGCGTGGCAAAAAGTGGTCGATAATTCCAGCAGACGAACTTTTCTTGACACTCTCAAGACTGAGGGCAAATGTCCTAGAGAACGTTTTAGCCGACCAGTTTAAGATAAGCACATCTGAAGTGTCAAGGATATTTGTGACATGGGTTGACCTTCTATTTTCAAGATTGAATCAGTTACCAATATGGGCTACCAGGGAGACTGTTAATCAGACAATGCCTGAAAGTTTCAAATATGACTACCCATACACAAGAATCATTCTTGACTGCACAGAAATCTTTATTGAGAAGCCGTCTTGCTTCAGAGTCCAGGCAGAGACTTATTCTACTTACAAGTCACATAACACTGCCAAAGGTCTCGTTGGAATTGCTCCAAATGGAGCAGTGACTTTTGATTCAGATTTGCATGGGGGGCATGTGAGTGACCGCAAAATTGTCATTGCCTCTGGTATTTTGGATATGTTGGAGCCACACGATTCAGTGATCGCTGACAGGGGATTCGAAATTCAGGATTTGCTTGTACCAAAGAAGGTGTCCCTCAATATTCCTCCCTTCATGCGATGCAAGGATCAACTTGATCCTGACGAAGAAGATGAAACAAGGCAGATAGCTGCTGTTAGGATCCACGTTGAACGCTCTATTGAGAGgattaaaaattacaatattttgGAGAAAGTTTGCTCATATTTAACAAATTTAAAGGGGCCATTGGTTGTCTAG